The Geoglobus acetivorans genome window below encodes:
- a CDS encoding glycosyltransferase translates to MRVLMVGTKKIRGAGGMATHTEELIAHLRKLGVEVEHCLTSPSREYDIVRDRLIRLYTRTLGLSLKLLKDSKKFNIVHIQASGPLGGFLPAIVGALWKKLLGFRLVVTFHYSDTENFVKKHKKLMSFVLDNTDLLIVVSHLQKKVISSEVGGEGKIVVVPNGYNPEKFTPVDKREAREKLGLPEDSKILVNVGNLLPQKGQEFLIEAVDVVVNEVGRRDVLCVIIGKGSLYEKLAGLVREKGLEGHVRLTGWVSFEDLNLYLHAADLFVLSSLHEGNPTVMFEAMGCGLPFVGTGVGGVPEIITSGDYGLIAKPADARDLAEKILMALEKGWDAEKIRDYARRFTWENVARRTCEFYRYVERFGDTDRATN, encoded by the coding sequence ATGAGGGTGCTGATGGTTGGAACAAAGAAGATCAGGGGTGCAGGTGGGATGGCGACTCACACTGAAGAGCTCATCGCCCACCTTCGAAAGCTCGGCGTAGAGGTTGAGCACTGCCTGACCTCTCCCTCTAGAGAGTACGATATTGTCAGGGACAGGCTCATTCGCCTTTACACAAGAACACTTGGCCTCTCACTGAAGCTTCTGAAGGATTCGAAAAAATTCAACATAGTGCATATTCAAGCTTCAGGTCCGCTCGGTGGATTTTTGCCGGCAATCGTTGGAGCGTTATGGAAGAAACTGCTCGGATTCAGACTGGTTGTGACATTTCATTACTCCGACACCGAGAATTTTGTGAAAAAGCACAAGAAACTGATGTCATTCGTTCTCGATAACACGGACCTTCTGATCGTCGTCTCGCATCTCCAGAAGAAGGTGATCTCGTCCGAGGTTGGTGGAGAGGGCAAGATTGTGGTCGTACCGAACGGTTACAACCCGGAGAAGTTCACACCAGTAGATAAGAGGGAAGCAAGAGAAAAACTGGGGTTGCCAGAGGACTCGAAGATACTCGTCAACGTCGGAAATCTACTCCCCCAGAAGGGACAGGAGTTTCTCATCGAGGCTGTGGATGTGGTGGTAAACGAGGTCGGGAGGAGGGACGTGCTGTGTGTAATCATCGGCAAGGGCTCTCTTTACGAGAAATTGGCCGGACTGGTCAGAGAGAAAGGTCTCGAGGGCCACGTGAGGCTTACCGGCTGGGTGTCCTTTGAAGACCTCAACCTCTACCTGCACGCGGCGGACCTCTTCGTGCTATCAAGCCTGCACGAAGGGAATCCCACCGTGATGTTCGAGGCAATGGGATGCGGGCTACCCTTCGTAGGGACGGGTGTGGGGGGTGTGCCTGAAATAATAACGTCCGGCGATTACGGCCTGATAGCAAAACCTGCAGATGCCAGAGATCTTGCGGAGAAGATTTTAATGGCGCTCGAGAAAGGGTGGGATGCCGAAAAAATCAGAGACTATGCAAGGAGATTTACTTGGGAGAAT